In one Thermococcus sp. 2319x1 genomic region, the following are encoded:
- a CDS encoding lysyl aminopeptidase, producing MVNWELMQKVIEAPGVSGYEFMGIRDVVIEALEDYVDEVKVDKLGNVIAHKKGDGPKVMIAAHMDKIGLMVNHIDEKGYLHVVPVGGVDPRTLVAQRVRIFGEKGEIYGVIGHIPPHLTKPEERTKAADWDTIVVDIGADSKEEAEKMGVKVGTIMEFAPAFTRLNENRFATPYLDDRICLYAMIETARALEGHQADVYFVASVQEEVGLRGAKVTSYAIDPEIGIAMDVTFAKQPGDKGKIVPELGKGPVMDVGPNINPKIRAFADEVAKKYEIPLQVEPSPRPTGTDANIMQINREGVATAVLSIPIKYMHSQVELADARDVDNTIKLAKHLLEELRPMDLTP from the coding sequence ATGGTTAACTGGGAACTTATGCAGAAGGTTATTGAAGCCCCGGGAGTTTCTGGATACGAGTTCATGGGGATTAGAGACGTTGTAATCGAAGCTCTTGAGGATTACGTCGATGAGGTTAAAGTCGACAAGCTCGGAAACGTCATAGCCCACAAGAAGGGAGACGGACCGAAAGTTATGATAGCCGCCCACATGGACAAAATAGGTCTTATGGTGAACCACATAGACGAAAAAGGTTATCTACATGTTGTTCCAGTTGGCGGGGTTGATCCAAGAACTCTTGTGGCACAAAGGGTTAGAATCTTCGGGGAAAAGGGAGAAATATATGGTGTCATTGGACACATTCCGCCTCATCTGACCAAGCCCGAGGAGAGAACCAAAGCGGCTGATTGGGACACGATAGTTGTTGACATTGGAGCAGACTCCAAGGAAGAAGCGGAGAAAATGGGCGTAAAGGTAGGAACCATAATGGAGTTTGCCCCCGCTTTTACAAGGCTTAACGAAAACCGCTTTGCGACTCCATATTTAGACGATAGAATCTGCCTATACGCAATGATTGAAACAGCAAGAGCATTGGAGGGGCATCAAGCAGACGTATACTTCGTGGCAAGCGTCCAAGAAGAGGTTGGACTGAGAGGTGCCAAGGTGACGAGCTATGCAATTGACCCAGAGATTGGAATAGCAATGGACGTTACCTTTGCCAAGCAACCGGGAGATAAGGGCAAAATAGTCCCAGAGCTCGGAAAGGGCCCCGTAATGGACGTTGGGCCAAACATAAATCCAAAGATAAGGGCATTTGCGGATGAAGTTGCCAAGAAATACGAGATACCCCTCCAGGTAGAGCCAAGCCCAAGACCAACTGGAACCGATGCAAACATCATGCAGATAAACCGTGAAGGAGTAGCAACAGCAGTCCTCTCGATTCCAATAAAATACATGCACTCACAGGTAGAGCTTGCCGATGCGAGGGACGTTGATAATACCATAAAACTTGCAAAACATCTGCTGGAAGAGCTCAGACCGATGGACTTGACTCCATGA
- a CDS encoding DUF86 domain-containing protein, which translates to MKKEEIGYKAELIEKSIRLIRASLPKTQERFSKMGITKDGIYKQLEFAIQNLLDALSEISSGLKLGAVSYRGTIENLHEERIIDDELKEKLDSVQEHGRVPPVPRRGLEILNFLSGG; encoded by the coding sequence GTGAAGAAAGAAGAGATTGGATATAAAGCAGAGCTCATAGAAAAGAGCATTCGGCTCATAAGAGCCTCACTCCCAAAAACTCAGGAAAGATTCTCAAAAATGGGTATAACTAAAGACGGGATATATAAGCAACTTGAATTTGCAATTCAAAATCTTCTCGATGCCCTCAGTGAAATTTCCTCCGGCTTAAAGCTTGGAGCAGTAAGTTATCGGGGAACAATTGAGAACCTGCATGAGGAGAGGATTATTGATGATGAGCTTAAGGAAAAGCTTGATAGCGTTCAAGAACATGGAAGAGTACCTCCAGTTCCTCGAAGAGGGCTTGAAATTCTCAACTTCCTTTCTGGGGGGTGA
- a CDS encoding archaemetzincin family Zn-dependent metalloprotease — protein sequence MKIGILPLVVKEVEESILEAVKNYVEGFYSKFGFRVDLLPPTTTNDLFFSYNPIRGQFLGRFFLTKVAEHRRDFSAVLGITDGDLYEEGMNFIFGLANPYLRAAIISLARLRPEFYNEKDGEVLKERAIKEAMHELGHVFGLGHCENPGCVMHFSNSIIDTDHKGKDYCEKCLNKLKRNLEGIG from the coding sequence GTGAAGATAGGAATCCTCCCGTTGGTAGTGAAAGAGGTTGAAGAAAGCATTTTGGAGGCCGTGAAAAACTATGTCGAAGGATTCTACTCAAAATTCGGATTTAGAGTAGACCTCCTGCCCCCAACAACCACAAACGACCTCTTCTTCTCCTACAACCCAATCAGGGGACAATTCCTCGGAAGATTCTTCCTTACAAAGGTTGCCGAACATAGAAGGGATTTTTCAGCGGTTTTAGGGATAACCGATGGGGATCTCTATGAGGAAGGTATGAACTTCATCTTTGGACTTGCCAACCCATACTTGAGAGCCGCTATAATATCACTGGCAAGGCTGAGACCGGAATTTTACAACGAAAAAGATGGAGAAGTTTTAAAAGAAAGGGCCATAAAGGAGGCAATGCACGAACTCGGCCATGTGTTTGGGCTTGGCCATTGCGAAAACCCCGGATGCGTAATGCACTTTTCAAATTCAATAATCGACACTGATCATAAAGGAAAAGACTACTGCGAAAAATGCTTGAATAAGCTAAAAAGAAACCTGGAGGGAATAGGATGA
- the cyaB gene encoding class IV adenylate cyclase, whose protein sequence is MIEIELKGHADDRVFERVRETFTFMRKEIHEDIYFNHPCRDFAETDEALRIRIKRFNGHFEAFLTYKGPKIDTLSKTRKEIEVSIEDVDAYLELLRLLGFREVLTVRKTREKYYVEKGVTITLDDVEGLGKFVEIEKLVKDEKEVQREVPQLMEILKALGIEKFERKSYLELLMEKLSSSTGL, encoded by the coding sequence ATGATCGAGATTGAGCTCAAAGGACATGCAGATGATAGAGTATTCGAAAGGGTTAGGGAAACCTTTACCTTTATGAGGAAAGAAATACACGAGGACATCTACTTCAACCACCCATGCAGGGATTTTGCAGAGACGGATGAGGCACTTAGGATAAGAATAAAACGCTTTAATGGTCATTTCGAGGCATTTCTCACGTACAAAGGGCCCAAGATTGATACGCTTTCAAAAACAAGGAAGGAAATAGAGGTAAGCATTGAGGATGTTGATGCGTATCTTGAACTTTTAAGGCTTCTCGGCTTTAGGGAGGTTCTCACGGTAAGAAAAACCAGGGAAAAATATTACGTGGAGAAAGGCGTTACCATCACGTTAGACGATGTTGAAGGTCTCGGAAAGTTCGTCGAGATAGAAAAACTTGTAAAAGACGAAAAAGAGGTGCAGAGGGAAGTTCCACAGCTCATGGAAATCCTGAAGGCCCTCGGGATTGAAAAGTTTGAGAGAAAGTCCTATCTCGAGCTGCTGATGGAAAAGCTCAGCTCTTCAACAGGGCTTTGA
- a CDS encoding ATP-binding cassette domain-containing protein: protein MIRVEDLSFKYTGAKEYSLKDINFKVKKGEFLGILGASGSGKSTLCLTFNGIIPHSIKGDFNGNVFVKGYNTREASVAELSKIVGLVLQNPDSQLFNMTVEEEVAFALENLGLDVEEIRRRVYWALKITGLEGLEKEFPPNLSGGQKQRLAIASVLALKPEVLVLDEPTSQLDPLGREQVLSLITLLNKEQGITIVLVEHNTEYLFDFADRIIVLDRGELVMEGKPREIFEEADYLRELGIRIPISVKIGAELKRKGLLKKAALNDKELIKALKALLKS, encoded by the coding sequence ATGATAAGAGTGGAGGATCTGAGTTTTAAATACACTGGAGCAAAGGAATACTCTCTCAAGGACATCAACTTTAAAGTTAAGAAAGGGGAGTTTTTGGGAATTTTAGGAGCGAGTGGAAGCGGCAAGTCTACTTTGTGCTTAACCTTTAACGGGATAATTCCCCATTCTATAAAAGGAGATTTTAATGGCAACGTCTTTGTAAAAGGATACAACACGAGAGAAGCCAGCGTAGCGGAACTTTCGAAGATTGTTGGATTGGTTCTCCAAAACCCTGACTCCCAGCTCTTTAACATGACCGTCGAAGAGGAAGTGGCATTTGCCCTTGAAAACCTTGGCTTGGATGTGGAGGAAATAAGGAGGAGGGTTTACTGGGCGTTGAAAATTACCGGCCTTGAAGGGCTTGAAAAAGAATTCCCCCCAAACCTAAGTGGTGGGCAGAAACAGAGGCTTGCGATAGCAAGTGTTTTAGCCCTTAAGCCAGAGGTTCTGGTGCTTGATGAGCCTACCTCTCAGCTTGATCCTTTGGGCAGGGAGCAGGTTTTAAGCTTGATAACCCTTTTGAACAAGGAGCAGGGTATTACAATAGTTCTGGTCGAACACAACACGGAGTACCTCTTTGATTTTGCCGACAGGATAATAGTTTTGGATAGGGGAGAGCTGGTGATGGAGGGAAAGCCGAGAGAGATTTTTGAGGAAGCGGATTATCTAAGGGAGCTCGGCATCAGAATTCCTATTAGCGTAAAAATTGGGGCTGAATTGAAAAGGAAGGGGCTTCTCAAAAAAGCCGCCCTAAATGATAAAGAACTCATAAAGGCCCTCAAAGCCCTGTTGAAGAGCTGA
- a CDS encoding TrkH family potassium uptake protein, whose product MLELRKYINITDDIFVIRNLIGALLQGIGVAYLIPVLITWIYREEMQYVYYFVIPGLACILFGAWLARHSEHIEDVNLRQAMISAAFVWLFASFVSVVPFMRIAGMSFVDSYFESMSAWTGTGLTMMRNLESYPRIILFWRAWMQWLGGIGIVLVALTILIRPGVAAARLYRAEARSERILPNLANTSKIIFQIYTILTVVGVYLYYINGMGLFDAVIHSMTGLGTGGMSSHDSSIGFFNSLSIEAVTIFLMIMGATNFTVHYKMFKEKSLVPFFRDIQVKYMFFFLTPVIALIGYGLMVYDGLTIGESFREAVFHAVSAVTCTGFSISDLSKYPELAKLLIGFLMVIGGGAGSTAGGIKLIRLTLTFQTLKWTIQQAILPKGAVIKRKIGDYIFTEEDLQEVLGFTMTYIAFLLIGTVWVMLRVGASLADAFFEVASAQGNVGLSVGITSPGLPLDVKVLLILHMWIGRLEIFSTLVFIFGVLLIVPRIVERE is encoded by the coding sequence ATGCTAGAGCTTCGGAAGTACATCAACATCACCGATGACATCTTTGTCATAAGAAACCTCATAGGAGCGCTTCTTCAAGGTATAGGTGTTGCCTATCTAATCCCAGTCTTAATTACGTGGATTTACAGGGAAGAGATGCAGTACGTCTATTATTTTGTCATTCCCGGCTTGGCGTGTATTCTCTTTGGCGCATGGCTTGCCAGGCATTCGGAACACATAGAAGATGTAAACCTGAGGCAGGCCATGATTTCTGCCGCTTTCGTATGGCTTTTTGCCTCTTTTGTAAGTGTAGTTCCCTTCATGAGGATAGCGGGCATGAGCTTTGTTGACTCCTATTTTGAAAGCATGTCTGCTTGGACTGGAACAGGATTAACCATGATGCGCAATCTGGAAAGCTATCCTCGCATAATCCTCTTCTGGAGAGCTTGGATGCAGTGGCTTGGTGGAATAGGCATAGTCTTAGTTGCCCTTACCATTTTAATTCGCCCAGGAGTTGCTGCGGCGAGGCTTTACAGAGCGGAGGCGAGAAGCGAGAGAATTCTCCCAAACTTGGCAAACACTTCAAAAATAATCTTCCAGATATATACAATCTTGACGGTTGTGGGCGTTTATCTGTATTACATAAACGGTATGGGGCTCTTCGATGCTGTGATACACTCAATGACCGGGCTTGGAACTGGTGGTATGAGCTCCCACGATTCAAGCATAGGGTTTTTCAACAGCCTCAGCATAGAGGCAGTCACGATTTTTCTTATGATAATGGGTGCAACAAACTTTACCGTTCACTATAAAATGTTTAAGGAGAAATCCCTCGTGCCCTTCTTCAGGGATATTCAGGTTAAGTACATGTTCTTCTTTTTAACCCCGGTTATAGCGCTCATTGGATATGGGCTTATGGTTTACGATGGGCTGACAATTGGAGAATCTTTCAGGGAAGCAGTGTTTCATGCGGTCTCTGCCGTAACATGTACTGGCTTCTCTATATCGGATTTATCCAAATATCCAGAGCTGGCAAAGCTCTTAATTGGTTTCCTGATGGTAATTGGCGGTGGGGCTGGAAGTACGGCGGGAGGTATAAAGCTCATCCGCCTCACCCTAACGTTCCAGACCTTGAAGTGGACTATCCAGCAGGCTATACTTCCTAAGGGGGCGGTCATAAAAAGGAAAATTGGTGATTACATCTTTACGGAGGAAGACCTGCAGGAGGTTTTAGGGTTTACGATGACCTACATTGCTTTCTTGCTAATTGGAACCGTATGGGTCATGCTTAGGGTTGGCGCCAGCTTGGCAGATGCCTTTTTTGAAGTTGCCTCAGCTCAGGGAAACGTTGGGTTAAGTGTGGGGATAACATCTCCGGGACTGCCGCTGGATGTTAAGGTTCTCCTTATCCTTCACATGTGGATTGGAAGGCTTGAGATATTCTCAACCCTCGTGTTCATATTTGGCGTTCTCTTAATTGTGCCCAGAATCGTGGAGAGGGAGTGA
- the map gene encoding type II methionyl aminopeptidase has translation MEDKIGNLLKAGEIARKVKEEVLKLIKPGTSLYEIAEFVENRIMELGGKPAFPCNLSLNEIAAHYTPYIGDETVLQRGDYLKVDLGVHVDGYIADTAFTVRVGMEDDELIEASREALKNAISVIRAGVKINEIGKVIEETIREKGFNPIVNLSGHVIERYKLHTGISIPNIYRPHDNYELKEGDVIAIEPFATTGAGQVIEVPPTLIYMYIRDRPVRLPQARNLLSYVKKNFSTLPFAYRWVQRLMPDAQLRLALMQLEKAGALYGYPILKEIRGGLVSQAEHTVIVEKDGALVTT, from the coding sequence GTGGAAGACAAAATAGGGAATCTCCTCAAAGCAGGTGAAATTGCAAGGAAGGTTAAAGAAGAGGTTTTAAAGCTAATAAAACCTGGAACATCACTTTATGAGATAGCCGAGTTTGTTGAAAACAGAATAATGGAGCTTGGGGGAAAACCGGCCTTTCCGTGCAACCTCTCACTAAACGAAATTGCCGCTCACTACACCCCCTATATCGGGGATGAGACGGTTCTCCAGAGGGGGGATTATCTAAAAGTTGATCTGGGCGTTCACGTTGATGGCTACATAGCGGATACGGCCTTTACCGTGAGGGTGGGAATGGAAGATGACGAGCTAATTGAGGCTTCAAGGGAAGCGCTCAAAAATGCGATAAGCGTTATCAGAGCTGGGGTAAAAATAAACGAAATCGGGAAGGTTATAGAAGAGACCATAAGAGAAAAAGGCTTCAATCCAATAGTCAATCTCAGCGGGCATGTAATAGAGAGATACAAGCTTCACACGGGCATTTCAATTCCAAACATTTACAGACCACACGATAACTACGAGCTCAAAGAGGGTGACGTTATAGCGATAGAGCCCTTTGCAACAACCGGGGCCGGGCAGGTGATAGAGGTACCGCCTACGTTAATATACATGTACATCAGAGACCGACCCGTCAGGCTACCACAGGCAAGAAACCTCCTAAGCTACGTCAAAAAGAACTTCTCCACCTTACCCTTCGCATACCGCTGGGTTCAGAGGCTCATGCCGGATGCACAGCTAAGGCTTGCATTGATGCAACTTGAAAAAGCCGGAGCATTGTACGGTTATCCAATCTTAAAGGAAATACGGGGAGGACTTGTTTCTCAGGCGGAACATACCGTAATAGTTGAAAAGGACGGGGCACTTGTGACCACGTAG
- the hypE gene encoding hydrogenase expression/formation protein HypE, with amino-acid sequence MRIKLEHGAGGELMEEFIRDVILKNLTLKSAGGIGLDALDDAATIPFGDKHLVFTIDGHTVKPLFFPGGDIGRLAVSGTVNDLAVMGAEPLALANSMIIQEGFSGEDFERILKSMDETAREVPVPIVTGDTKVVEDRIGIFIITAGIGIAERPISDAGAEVGDIVLVSGTVGDHGIALMSHREGIAFETELKSDVSPIWDVVKAVAEAIGWENIHAMKDPTRGGLSNALNEMARKSNVGILVRESDIPVKPEVRAASDMLGISPYEVANEGKVVMIVAREYGEEALEAMRRTEKGKNAAIIGEVIDQYRGKVLLETGIGGKRFMEPPVGDPVPRVC; translated from the coding sequence ATGAGAATAAAACTCGAGCATGGTGCGGGTGGGGAGTTAATGGAGGAGTTTATTAGGGATGTGATTCTCAAAAACCTTACATTGAAATCAGCCGGTGGGATAGGGTTAGATGCCTTAGACGATGCCGCAACAATCCCCTTTGGGGATAAGCACTTGGTTTTCACCATAGATGGGCATACGGTTAAGCCGCTCTTCTTCCCCGGTGGAGACATTGGAAGGTTGGCTGTGAGCGGAACGGTGAATGATTTAGCCGTAATGGGGGCAGAGCCTTTAGCGCTTGCAAATTCCATGATAATCCAGGAAGGGTTTAGCGGAGAGGACTTTGAGAGAATCCTAAAGTCAATGGATGAAACTGCAAGGGAAGTTCCGGTTCCCATAGTCACCGGGGACACGAAAGTAGTCGAAGACAGGATAGGGATTTTTATCATAACCGCTGGAATTGGAATTGCTGAAAGGCCGATAAGCGATGCTGGAGCAGAGGTGGGAGACATTGTTCTGGTCAGCGGGACTGTTGGGGATCACGGAATAGCTTTGATGAGCCATAGAGAGGGGATAGCCTTCGAGACGGAGCTTAAGAGTGATGTCTCCCCCATATGGGACGTGGTAAAAGCCGTTGCTGAAGCAATTGGCTGGGAGAACATTCACGCAATGAAAGACCCCACAAGAGGCGGTTTAAGCAACGCCCTGAACGAAATGGCAAGAAAGAGCAACGTTGGAATTTTGGTGAGGGAGAGCGACATTCCAGTAAAGCCCGAGGTAAGGGCAGCGAGTGACATGCTTGGCATAAGCCCATATGAAGTTGCCAACGAAGGAAAAGTCGTGATGATTGTAGCGAGAGAATATGGGGAGGAGGCACTTGAGGCAATGAGAAGGACTGAAAAGGGAAAAAATGCCGCAATTATAGGTGAAGTTATAGATCAATACCGTGGCAAAGTCCTTCTTGAAACCGGCATAGGTGGGAAGAGATTTATGGAGCCACCCGTTGGAGATCCCGTGCCGAGGGTCTGCTGA
- the hypF gene encoding carbamoyltransferase HypF: MKAYHIHVEGIVQGVGFRPFVYRIAHEHDLKGYVKNLGDAGVEIVVEGKEEKVKAFLRDLREKAPPLARVERINVKEIPFQGFDRFYIEKSSNGGGEGDSIIPPDVSICEDCLRELFDPTDKRYMYPFIVCTNCGPRFTIIEDLPYDRVNTTMREFDMCDYCESEYRDPLNRRYHAEPVCCPVCGPGYRLYTNDGKEITGDPLKKAAELIDKGYIVAIKGIGGIHIACDATNEEVVKELRRRILRPQQPFAIMAKDMETVESFAIISEVEREELTSYRKPIVALRKKEPFPLPEALAPGLPTIGVMLPYAGTHYILFHYSKSPVYVMTSANYPGMPMVIDNERAFEELKDLADYFLLHNRKILNRTDDSVIRFVDERRAVIRRSRGFVPLPIEIPFEYSGLAVGAELMNAFGVVKGSRVYPSQYIGNTSKVEVLEFMRSAIAHFKKILRVKGFDLVVADLHPLYNTTKLAMEIAEEENAEFIQVQHHYAHIASVMAENNLDEIVGIAVDGVGYGSDGNTWGGEVLYLSYEDVERLAHISYYPLPGGDLASYYPLRALMGILSKLYGIEEVKEIIERHCPKAVENLRYGKVEFNVILNQLAREINVGYASSTGRVLDAMAVLLNVAYKRTYEGEPAMKLEGIAFKGKNDLGFSIPIEGEELKVEELFEQVLESRANPADIAYSVHLALGRAFGEVAVEKAREFGVKNVGISGGVAYNELIVKTIRKIVEGNGLRFYSTYEVPRGDNGTNVGQAFLGGLYLEGYLSKEDLIL; encoded by the coding sequence GTGAAAGCTTATCACATTCACGTTGAGGGAATTGTCCAGGGGGTTGGATTTAGACCCTTCGTTTACAGAATTGCTCATGAACATGATCTGAAAGGCTACGTCAAAAATCTCGGCGATGCTGGAGTGGAGATAGTGGTTGAGGGGAAAGAAGAAAAAGTAAAGGCCTTCTTGAGAGACCTCAGAGAAAAAGCACCTCCCCTTGCGAGGGTTGAGAGGATAAACGTTAAGGAAATCCCGTTTCAGGGGTTTGACAGATTCTACATTGAAAAGAGCTCCAACGGTGGGGGGGAGGGGGATTCTATAATTCCTCCAGATGTGAGCATATGTGAAGATTGCCTTAGAGAGCTTTTCGACCCCACGGATAAGAGGTACATGTATCCTTTCATCGTGTGCACAAACTGCGGCCCGAGGTTTACGATAATAGAAGACCTTCCTTATGACAGGGTAAACACAACAATGAGAGAATTCGACATGTGCGATTATTGTGAGAGCGAGTACAGGGATCCCCTAAATAGAAGATACCACGCGGAACCGGTTTGCTGCCCTGTATGTGGACCGGGCTACAGGCTCTACACGAACGATGGAAAAGAAATAACGGGAGATCCGCTAAAGAAGGCTGCAGAACTTATCGACAAGGGTTACATAGTGGCAATAAAGGGCATAGGTGGGATTCATATAGCCTGCGACGCTACCAATGAAGAAGTTGTGAAGGAGCTTAGGAGGAGAATTCTAAGACCCCAGCAGCCCTTTGCAATAATGGCCAAAGATATGGAAACTGTGGAGAGCTTTGCAATAATCAGCGAGGTAGAGAGAGAAGAGTTAACAAGCTACAGGAAGCCAATAGTGGCTTTAAGGAAGAAGGAACCATTCCCGCTGCCAGAGGCTCTAGCCCCGGGCTTGCCCACTATAGGTGTCATGCTCCCCTACGCTGGAACCCACTACATACTCTTTCACTATTCCAAGAGCCCCGTTTACGTCATGACCTCCGCCAATTACCCGGGAATGCCAATGGTAATAGACAACGAGAGAGCCTTTGAAGAGCTTAAGGACTTAGCCGATTACTTCTTGCTGCACAACAGGAAAATTCTCAACAGAACGGATGACAGCGTTATCAGGTTCGTTGATGAGAGGAGGGCTGTAATAAGAAGGAGCAGAGGGTTCGTTCCATTGCCAATAGAAATACCCTTTGAATACTCTGGCTTAGCCGTGGGTGCAGAGCTCATGAACGCCTTTGGAGTCGTAAAGGGCTCAAGGGTTTATCCGAGCCAGTACATAGGGAACACCTCAAAGGTTGAAGTTCTTGAGTTCATGAGGAGTGCCATAGCTCACTTCAAGAAAATACTAAGGGTTAAGGGGTTTGATCTTGTGGTTGCTGACCTTCACCCGCTTTACAACACCACAAAACTGGCAATGGAGATAGCGGAAGAGGAAAATGCGGAATTTATCCAAGTACAGCACCACTACGCTCACATTGCTTCTGTTATGGCCGAAAACAATCTTGACGAGATAGTGGGAATAGCGGTGGATGGTGTTGGCTATGGAAGCGATGGAAACACGTGGGGAGGGGAGGTTTTATACCTGAGCTACGAGGATGTTGAGAGGCTGGCCCATATAAGCTACTACCCACTCCCGGGTGGAGATTTGGCGAGCTATTACCCCCTAAGGGCTTTAATGGGGATTTTGAGCAAGCTCTATGGGATAGAGGAGGTAAAAGAGATAATCGAAAGGCACTGCCCAAAAGCTGTTGAAAACCTCAGATACGGGAAGGTTGAGTTCAACGTAATACTTAACCAGCTTGCGAGGGAGATAAACGTTGGCTATGCCTCCTCAACGGGTAGAGTCCTTGACGCTATGGCCGTTTTGCTCAACGTTGCATATAAAAGGACTTATGAAGGAGAACCCGCAATGAAGCTTGAGGGAATTGCCTTTAAGGGCAAAAACGATCTGGGCTTTAGCATTCCCATAGAGGGCGAAGAGCTGAAGGTTGAGGAGCTCTTTGAGCAGGTTCTTGAAAGCAGGGCAAATCCAGCTGATATAGCGTATTCAGTTCACCTGGCTTTGGGAAGGGCTTTTGGGGAAGTTGCGGTTGAGAAGGCGAGGGAGTTCGGAGTTAAAAACGTTGGCATAAGCGGAGGGGTTGCCTACAACGAGCTCATAGTGAAGACAATAAGAAAAATCGTGGAAGGCAATGGCCTGAGATTCTACTCAACCTACGAAGTACCAAGGGGAGACAATGGAACAAACGTTGGTCAGGCTTTCCTCGGCGGTCTCTATTTGGAGGGATATCTGAGTAAAGAGGATTTGATACTTTGA
- a CDS encoding RNA-guided endonuclease TnpB family protein — MLSGTIKLTAKFKLKNPPEGLDDLFSLYREIVNFLLTYAYENNITSFYRLKKETYKELRGKYPQLPSHYLYTACQMATSIYKSYRKRKRKGKANGKPVFKKEVIMLDDHLFKLDLEAGVIKFSTPSGRIPLEFYPAKYHEKFESWRVGQAWLVKTPEGVFINVVFSREVEVGEPETLVGVDLNENNVTLSLPNGGFVQIITHEREIRTGYFVKRRKIQKKLRTGKKRKELLEKYGLRERNRLNDLYHKLANKIVELAEKYGGIALEDLTEIRDSIRYSAEMNGRLHRWSFRKLQSIIEYKAKLKGVRVVFVNPAFTSSLCPICGEKLSPNGCRVLKCLNCGFEADRDVVGSWNIRLRALKMWGVSVPPESHPMKPEGGSLPVTKLTPYTLYG, encoded by the coding sequence ATGCTCTCAGGGACGATTAAATTAACAGCAAAATTCAAACTCAAAAACCCACCAGAGGGGTTAGATGACCTCTTCTCCCTTTACCGTGAGATTGTAAACTTTCTCCTAACTTATGCTTATGAGAATAACATCACCAGTTTTTACCGGCTGAAGAAGGAGACTTACAAGGAGTTAAGGGGGAAATACCCGCAATTGCCAAGCCATTATCTTTACACGGCTTGTCAGATGGCTACATCAATTTACAAAAGTTACAGGAAGAGGAAGCGGAAGGGCAAAGCCAATGGAAAGCCAGTATTCAAAAAAGAAGTTATCATGCTTGATGACCACTTGTTCAAACTCGATCTTGAGGCCGGAGTGATAAAATTCTCAACCCCGAGCGGTAGAATTCCCTTGGAGTTTTACCCTGCAAAATATCATGAGAAGTTTGAGAGTTGGAGGGTTGGGCAGGCCTGGCTGGTTAAAACGCCAGAAGGAGTATTCATTAACGTGGTATTCTCCAGGGAGGTTGAAGTTGGAGAGCCTGAAACCCTTGTTGGCGTGGATTTGAATGAGAACAATGTCACGCTCAGTCTTCCAAATGGCGGGTTTGTTCAGATTATTACTCACGAGCGGGAGATTAGGACGGGTTATTTTGTAAAAAGGAGAAAGATTCAAAAGAAACTTAGGACTGGTAAAAAGAGGAAAGAACTCCTTGAAAAGTACGGGTTGAGGGAGAGGAACAGGCTGAATGATTTGTATCACAAATTAGCCAACAAAATTGTTGAGTTGGCGGAGAAATACGGCGGAATTGCTCTTGAGGATTTAACGGAAATCAGGGATTCAATAAGGTATTCGGCTGAAATGAATGGTCGCTTGCACAGGTGGAGTTTTAGGAAACTCCAATCAATCATTGAGTACAAGGCTAAACTAAAGGGTGTTAGAGTTGTTTTTGTCAATCCTGCCTTCACTTCGTCCCTGTGCCCGATATGTGGGGAGAAACTAAGCCCGAATGGGTGCAGGGTTTTGAAGTGTTTAAACTGTGGTTTTGAGGCTGATAGGGATGTTGTTGGGAGCTGGAATATTCGTTTGAGAGCCTTGAAGATGTGGGGAGTTTCCGTTCCCCCCGAAAGCCACCCGATGAAACCAGAGGGTGGAAGCCTGCCCGTTACGAAATTAACACCCTACACACTTTATGGGTAG